The following are from one region of the Corynebacterium hindlerae genome:
- a CDS encoding DEAD/DEAH box helicase family protein, producing the protein MTTPSRSNFAFVGPVFPRLLSDCRGAEAAAVSNPRASAIHARFVTEAMIKHISAFYGLETGGAMLDLARAPKFRQVVPPSIQNKIHALRKIGNVAAHEDKHIEQQVAIHAIAHLYDLMVWAAANVADRGRAAIPNEAFDPQILFDAPKQQAKTAAQLRKLQFELDQREQQHALQLSEERERLRAEREEHLRQQERFRKESAEQAAEIARLRAELEEKTRAELVEAQAEAGAVDTTANFAISEADTRRDIINPMLAAAGFSVEKGNVREEVQLPSGRADYVLYGEDGKALAVVEAKKPSVSISAGRQQAARYARELEAQFGQRPIIYYTTGYLVEMWDDVALPSGVEPKPREVDGYATARELYQLIRFRTLRQDLTKVTHDSEIAGRPYQAIAIRAVAEHLSDGYRKALLVMATGTGKTRTAIALVKMLKDAGWVKNVLFLADRKALVNQAAKNFSALYPDAGIVNLLKESKTDGTVYLSTYQSMIKQLGEKFTPYAFDLIIVDEAHRSIYRRYRRIFDYFDSYLIGLTATPRDEIDHNTYSMFDLQDGQPTTEYSLEQAVSEGYLVHYRPYAAESIILQTGVCYEDLSEEDKVKWDLAEWGTDEDGNKLESPEGADASEINAKLYNLSTIDLVLKQVLTHGIKVDGADRIGKTIVFARNQYHADLIYKRFAVVDPKVNAEVITSGVDNPDELIERFEDPSPRGIDVAISVDMLDTGIDVPEIVNLVFFKPVHSQTKFWQMIGRGTRTRKELFGEGLDKEEFFVFDYCDNLRHFAGADKPATEGSKQRSLSERLFLRRLELLDRSKDAELRASIRTHLQQQLGGVPESSPLVSPKARPILDRYREPASWESLSAADYADMEEHLANLPFASAAENEHAKRFDLVVLGCQTAVAEEQPVPDGFRLRVQRLATNLLTKLNVKSIAAQAKLLEQAASDEWWDGVTEMELEVLRRGMRSLVHNVDRGQRNAVVMDIKDELGELNLMSLPLEGAAGTVVESTVEQKIQAVLDKHGDALVLQKIRRAKPLTGVDIISLEQLVASAGISDVAGLREELGMSLPRFVRTMVGLEENVAREVFADWISGSRLNATQLAFLNRVVGGLVQNGIVTMGDLWEAPYNDYGDPLDVFGGNTAMVYDLRDRLQRIEQSVEEIS; encoded by the coding sequence TTGACCACTCCTTCACGCTCCAACTTTGCATTTGTCGGACCTGTCTTCCCACGCCTGCTGAGTGATTGCCGTGGGGCGGAAGCCGCGGCCGTCAGCAACCCACGTGCGTCGGCAATTCATGCACGTTTCGTCACAGAAGCAATGATCAAACACATCAGTGCGTTCTATGGACTCGAGACAGGTGGAGCGATGCTGGACCTTGCCAGAGCGCCTAAGTTCCGCCAGGTTGTACCACCGAGCATCCAAAATAAGATTCATGCGCTGCGCAAGATCGGCAATGTTGCGGCTCACGAGGATAAGCATATCGAGCAACAAGTAGCTATCCACGCCATCGCCCACCTGTATGACCTCATGGTGTGGGCAGCCGCCAACGTGGCCGACCGCGGCCGCGCGGCGATTCCTAACGAGGCATTCGATCCGCAAATCCTCTTTGACGCACCAAAACAGCAGGCAAAGACCGCAGCTCAGTTGCGAAAGCTACAGTTTGAACTTGATCAGCGTGAGCAACAGCATGCCCTCCAGCTCTCGGAGGAACGCGAACGGCTGCGCGCTGAACGCGAAGAACACCTGCGCCAGCAGGAACGCTTCCGGAAGGAATCCGCCGAACAAGCAGCCGAAATTGCACGTCTTCGCGCCGAACTCGAAGAAAAGACTCGCGCGGAGCTAGTTGAAGCTCAGGCCGAGGCAGGAGCAGTAGACACCACTGCGAACTTTGCCATCAGCGAGGCCGATACCCGCCGCGACATCATCAATCCAATGCTCGCTGCCGCCGGCTTCTCCGTTGAAAAAGGGAATGTACGCGAGGAAGTGCAGTTGCCTTCGGGACGCGCAGATTATGTTCTCTACGGTGAAGACGGCAAGGCCTTGGCCGTAGTTGAGGCGAAGAAGCCGTCGGTAAGCATCTCAGCGGGTCGACAGCAAGCGGCACGGTACGCACGCGAACTAGAAGCCCAATTCGGCCAGCGACCAATCATCTACTACACCACGGGCTACCTGGTCGAAATGTGGGATGACGTAGCCCTCCCTAGTGGCGTCGAACCTAAACCACGCGAAGTAGATGGCTACGCGACCGCACGCGAGCTGTACCAACTGATTAGGTTCCGCACGCTTCGCCAAGATCTGACCAAAGTGACGCATGATTCCGAAATTGCGGGACGCCCCTACCAAGCAATCGCGATCCGGGCCGTCGCGGAGCACCTGAGCGATGGGTACCGTAAGGCCCTGCTAGTCATGGCTACCGGAACTGGCAAGACTCGTACTGCCATTGCTTTGGTGAAAATGCTGAAGGATGCTGGCTGGGTGAAAAACGTGCTGTTCCTTGCCGACCGCAAAGCACTGGTGAACCAAGCTGCGAAAAACTTCTCCGCCCTATACCCGGATGCGGGAATCGTAAACCTACTGAAGGAATCCAAAACCGATGGCACGGTTTATCTCTCCACCTACCAATCCATGATCAAGCAACTTGGGGAGAAGTTCACCCCCTACGCTTTCGACTTGATTATCGTGGACGAAGCTCACCGCAGTATCTACCGACGCTACCGGCGTATCTTCGATTATTTCGACTCCTACCTGATTGGCCTTACTGCCACGCCACGTGACGAAATCGACCACAATACATACTCGATGTTCGACCTCCAGGACGGCCAACCGACCACGGAATACTCACTCGAACAAGCAGTGTCCGAAGGCTACCTAGTTCACTACCGTCCGTACGCGGCGGAATCGATCATCCTGCAGACTGGCGTCTGTTACGAAGACTTGTCAGAAGAAGACAAGGTCAAATGGGATCTCGCGGAATGGGGTACCGACGAAGATGGAAACAAACTCGAATCCCCAGAAGGTGCCGACGCTTCTGAAATCAACGCCAAGCTCTACAATCTGAGCACCATCGACTTGGTCCTAAAGCAGGTACTCACCCACGGTATCAAGGTTGACGGAGCAGACCGCATCGGCAAGACGATCGTCTTTGCGCGAAACCAATATCATGCAGATTTGATCTACAAGCGGTTCGCAGTGGTTGACCCGAAGGTGAACGCTGAAGTGATTACCTCCGGCGTAGACAATCCAGACGAACTCATTGAGCGGTTTGAAGACCCGTCACCTCGTGGAATCGATGTTGCTATCAGCGTCGACATGCTCGACACCGGCATTGATGTCCCGGAGATCGTCAACCTTGTTTTCTTCAAGCCTGTCCACTCCCAAACCAAGTTCTGGCAGATGATAGGACGCGGCACTCGCACACGTAAAGAACTTTTCGGCGAAGGCCTAGACAAAGAAGAGTTCTTCGTCTTTGACTATTGCGACAATCTGCGCCACTTCGCTGGTGCGGACAAGCCTGCCACCGAAGGTTCTAAACAGCGTTCGCTGTCCGAGCGACTGTTCCTCCGCCGCCTCGAGCTGTTGGACAGATCAAAGGATGCCGAATTGCGGGCGTCCATTAGAACCCACCTTCAGCAGCAGCTGGGAGGCGTGCCAGAGTCTAGCCCGCTGGTCAGCCCCAAGGCCCGGCCCATTTTAGACCGCTATCGTGAGCCAGCTTCGTGGGAAAGCCTCAGTGCTGCGGACTACGCTGATATGGAAGAACACCTTGCCAATCTTCCGTTCGCATCTGCCGCGGAAAATGAGCATGCCAAACGCTTTGACCTAGTTGTCCTTGGCTGCCAGACGGCAGTGGCCGAGGAACAGCCCGTGCCCGATGGCTTTCGTTTACGCGTCCAACGACTCGCTACCAACCTGCTCACGAAGCTCAACGTTAAGTCAATCGCCGCTCAAGCGAAGCTCCTTGAACAAGCCGCGTCCGATGAGTGGTGGGACGGTGTCACCGAAATGGAACTGGAAGTGCTCCGTCGGGGAATGCGCTCACTCGTCCACAATGTAGATAGAGGCCAGCGCAACGCAGTCGTCATGGACATCAAGGACGAGCTCGGCGAACTCAACCTCATGTCCCTACCGCTCGAAGGAGCAGCCGGAACAGTCGTCGAAAGTACCGTTGAACAGAAGATTCAAGCTGTTTTGGATAAACACGGCGACGCTCTGGTACTGCAAAAGATTCGGCGAGCAAAACCTCTCACAGGAGTAGACATCATCTCATTGGAGCAGCTTGTTGCATCGGCTGGCATTTCAGATGTCGCCGGTCTACGCGAAGAGCTCGGAATGTCGCTTCCACGTTTCGTCCGCACGATGGTGGGCCTCGAAGAAAATGTAGCCCGGGAGGTCTTTGCCGACTGGATTTCAGGCAGTCGACTCAATGCCACTCAGCTCGCATTCCTCAATCGGGTAGTCGGTGGCCTCGTACAAAATGGCATCGTAACTATGGGCGATCTGTGGGAGGCCCCTTACAACGACTACGGAGATCCGCTCGATGTCTTCGGCGGTAATACAGCCATGGTGTATGACCTGCGGGATCGATTGCAACGGATTGAGCAGTCTGTGGAGGAGATTTCCTAG
- a CDS encoding KAP family P-loop NTPase fold protein, with product MGLFTYPSQSHPFRSNEPQDHTLGETTWNDRPITNASEDTLGRAAFAEKVALFINRCTASDDSIVFGLTGEWGAGKTSIISMVIQELSACSDNWRISEFSPWAASSPNGVMEDFFAALGEAVPEVDRKTLAKSLSSLYSIAAEAIQLGTNSHLGSLSLRPPGLPSNNKSELEEFQSWRTSFDSASKLIARSHKKILIVVDDVDRLQKDELSSLLKTIRLLGRFPNIHYLMAYDEASLSEIFSGSSLDQNSQDIAERFLEKIVQFPIAIPPLSEVQILDTISKKLETIRGEYNKNEIPLTRSGTEPPWHNIDSLLGTFCRALRTPRAINRFLANARINVDFNDPGEINVGDCIALAFLRVIAPQVHAEIGRNKETLCHKSYKEEHRKRVINSVSAIATIAPSQRQSAVEEVLNWLFLGPMPADKGIVLPEYFDRYFQFGITGFDVSDTTISTAAERAISKKPEVLLELLQTSNQHQIKSILIKLSHFSNLSMNTDQKLAFLMHVIPIATNCWVSQSVELPEQMLIDWIYPYLASLRKDIKIPEAISALDRISNGKLLAAIFQRLETSWEMDNIKREDVAWMMEAIPIVNSQLCSQFLDGLREDRDHKAHPSQNRVLEYIGLYGVFSQLKVSIINDIELGNIDGGDVASRCYQIWKATSNSYQTNRLAFNGSSGSGVRN from the coding sequence GTGGGACTATTCACGTATCCTTCCCAAAGCCACCCTTTTAGAAGTAATGAACCTCAGGATCACACACTTGGGGAGACAACCTGGAACGATCGCCCAATCACAAACGCATCCGAGGACACATTGGGTAGAGCTGCTTTCGCTGAGAAAGTAGCTCTGTTCATCAATCGATGCACCGCCTCCGATGACTCAATAGTTTTCGGGCTCACTGGCGAATGGGGTGCAGGAAAAACATCGATAATCTCGATGGTTATTCAAGAACTATCCGCATGCTCAGATAACTGGAGAATTTCCGAATTCTCCCCCTGGGCAGCATCCTCGCCCAATGGCGTGATGGAAGACTTCTTTGCAGCTTTGGGCGAAGCTGTTCCTGAAGTCGACAGGAAAACGCTGGCCAAATCCCTCAGCAGCCTGTATTCCATTGCTGCTGAGGCAATCCAGCTCGGAACAAATTCTCACCTGGGAAGTTTGTCACTTAGGCCTCCAGGGTTACCTTCAAACAACAAATCAGAATTGGAAGAGTTTCAATCTTGGCGAACTTCCTTTGATAGTGCCTCTAAGCTTATTGCTCGTTCACATAAGAAAATTCTCATTGTTGTCGATGACGTCGATCGCCTTCAAAAAGACGAGCTGTCCTCACTCTTAAAGACCATTCGCCTGCTCGGACGATTTCCAAATATCCACTATTTGATGGCATACGACGAAGCGTCTCTTTCCGAAATATTTTCTGGTTCATCACTTGACCAGAACAGCCAGGATATCGCTGAACGCTTTCTGGAGAAAATTGTGCAATTCCCTATTGCTATCCCCCCTCTTTCTGAAGTCCAAATATTGGACACAATATCCAAAAAGCTCGAAACCATCCGTGGAGAGTACAACAAAAATGAAATTCCTCTAACTAGGTCAGGAACCGAACCCCCCTGGCACAATATCGATTCTCTTCTTGGGACATTTTGCAGAGCTCTAAGAACTCCGCGCGCAATAAATAGATTCCTAGCTAATGCTCGAATCAATGTCGATTTTAACGATCCAGGTGAAATCAATGTCGGAGACTGCATTGCACTTGCGTTTCTTCGCGTCATTGCACCACAAGTTCATGCTGAAATTGGTCGAAATAAGGAAACTCTTTGCCATAAGAGCTACAAAGAAGAACACCGCAAACGGGTGATCAATTCCGTATCTGCAATAGCCACCATTGCTCCTAGTCAACGACAATCAGCAGTTGAAGAGGTCTTGAATTGGCTGTTTCTCGGCCCTATGCCTGCAGACAAGGGCATCGTCTTACCTGAATACTTTGATCGCTACTTCCAATTCGGAATAACAGGATTCGACGTTAGCGATACAACTATTTCCACTGCAGCTGAGCGTGCGATTTCCAAAAAACCAGAAGTCTTGCTGGAATTGCTTCAAACCTCGAATCAGCATCAAATCAAATCTATCTTGATTAAATTAAGCCACTTTTCAAATCTGAGCATGAATACCGATCAGAAGCTAGCATTCTTGATGCATGTGATCCCAATAGCAACAAATTGCTGGGTCTCTCAATCCGTTGAATTGCCAGAACAAATGCTGATTGATTGGATTTATCCGTACTTGGCGAGCCTCCGCAAAGATATAAAAATTCCCGAGGCAATCAGTGCACTCGATCGAATTTCAAACGGAAAACTTCTTGCTGCGATTTTCCAAAGACTAGAGACCTCCTGGGAAATGGATAACATCAAGAGAGAGGATGTTGCATGGATGATGGAAGCCATTCCAATAGTGAATTCACAACTTTGCAGTCAATTCCTCGACGGGTTAAGGGAAGACCGCGATCACAAAGCACATCCTAGCCAAAATCGAGTTCTTGAATACATCGGTCTTTACGGTGTATTCTCCCAACTAAAAGTCTCCATCATCAACGATATTGAGCTTGGAAATATCGACGGCGGTGACGTCGCATCACGCTGCTATCAGATTTGGAAGGCGACTTCCAACAGCTATCAAACCAACAGATTAGCCTTTAACGGCTCATCCGGATCTGGAGTGCGTAATTAG
- a CDS encoding ISL3 family transposase yields MQPTFNLVADTICRTAELGLTITDAADAGEFTVISARPIDSCDKCPGCGHTGRLRDHVVRRLTDLPVVGFPTRLQVRVPRFLCLNQSCAQRIYQGELACAERGRTVTRRVTRWILQRLAIDKMSISATAKALGLGWDLVNDLALDACRHLVYDDPGHLAGVRVLGVDEHVWKHTHRAGEPDSFVTVLVDITPVIDGAGPARLLDMVPGRSAAVLSDWLSQRGQGFRDRVEVVTMDGFAGYATATKQALPRAQAVMDPFHVVHLAADKLTVCRQRLQRMTTGRRGKKNDPLYKNRKTLLTRIDFLTDRQHRRLEQLWATDEDYVALEVTWSVYQQIIAAYQHPKKAEGKKLMRKVISTLRSSTMPKGLEEIKQLGNTLYRRQKDVLAYFDIGASNGPVEAINGRLEHLRGIALGFKNLGHYILRSLIHSGQLHTKINAL; encoded by the coding sequence ATGCAGCCTACGTTCAACCTCGTCGCCGACACCATTTGCCGCACCGCGGAACTGGGATTAACGATCACCGATGCCGCGGATGCCGGCGAGTTCACGGTCATCAGTGCTCGTCCCATCGACTCCTGCGACAAGTGCCCGGGCTGCGGACACACAGGGCGGCTGCGTGATCACGTCGTGCGCCGGCTGACCGATCTTCCCGTCGTCGGCTTCCCCACCAGACTGCAGGTACGCGTGCCGCGGTTCCTGTGCCTGAATCAGTCCTGTGCCCAGCGGATCTACCAGGGCGAACTGGCCTGCGCCGAACGCGGGCGCACCGTCACTCGCCGGGTGACCCGCTGGATTCTGCAACGGTTGGCGATCGACAAAATGAGTATCTCCGCCACCGCCAAAGCCCTGGGCTTGGGCTGGGACCTGGTCAACGACCTCGCCCTGGATGCCTGTCGGCACCTGGTCTACGACGACCCCGGCCACCTTGCCGGGGTACGCGTGCTGGGCGTGGACGAGCACGTGTGGAAGCACACCCACCGGGCCGGTGAGCCGGACTCGTTCGTCACCGTGCTCGTCGACATCACCCCCGTCATCGACGGCGCCGGACCGGCCCGGTTGCTGGACATGGTCCCGGGTCGTAGCGCCGCGGTACTGAGCGATTGGCTCAGCCAGCGTGGGCAGGGCTTTCGCGACCGGGTCGAGGTTGTCACGATGGATGGGTTTGCCGGCTACGCCACCGCCACCAAACAGGCCCTGCCGCGGGCGCAGGCGGTGATGGATCCCTTTCACGTGGTGCACCTGGCCGCCGACAAGTTGACCGTGTGCCGGCAGCGCCTGCAGCGGATGACCACCGGGCGGCGGGGCAAGAAAAACGATCCGTTGTATAAGAACCGGAAAACCCTGTTGACCAGGATTGACTTCCTCACTGATCGACAGCATCGGCGACTCGAGCAACTGTGGGCCACCGACGAAGACTACGTGGCTTTGGAGGTGACGTGGTCGGTGTATCAGCAGATCATCGCCGCCTATCAGCACCCGAAGAAAGCCGAGGGCAAGAAGCTGATGCGGAAGGTGATCAGCACGCTGCGTTCATCGACGATGCCGAAGGGGTTAGAGGAGATTAAGCAGCTGGGAAACACGCTGTACCGGCGCCAGAAGGACGTGCTGGCGTATTTCGATATCGGGGCGTCCAACGGGCCCGTCGAGGCGATCAACGGGCGCCTGGAGCATCTGCGCGGCATCGCTCTGGGGTTCAAGAACCTCGGGCACTACATCTTGCGATCCTTGATCCACTCCGGACAGCTGCACACCAAGATCAACGCACTTTAA
- a CDS encoding PaaI family thioesterase: MDPVNISLGELDIRMGVEVVSESVDRVEVRMPVERNRQSLGALHGGAMACLGEMAGSWAALKYASTLGKACVGVDINATHHRGARSGYVRAVATPIKLGRTLTSHEVVITAEETGERLCTVRITNAIVEPLGDLSAALEAARADAIVDRV; the protein is encoded by the coding sequence ATGGATCCAGTTAATATTTCGCTCGGTGAGCTGGACATTCGGATGGGCGTTGAAGTCGTTTCCGAGTCGGTCGATCGTGTCGAGGTGCGCATGCCGGTCGAGCGCAACCGTCAGTCCCTAGGAGCCTTGCATGGGGGAGCGATGGCCTGCCTCGGTGAGATGGCCGGCTCGTGGGCTGCGCTGAAATACGCCTCCACCCTTGGCAAAGCCTGCGTGGGCGTGGATATCAACGCTACCCACCACCGGGGCGCGCGCTCTGGCTATGTTCGTGCGGTCGCCACTCCCATCAAGCTCGGGCGCACGCTGACCTCGCACGAAGTGGTCATCACGGCCGAGGAAACGGGGGAGCGGCTCTGTACCGTGCGCATCACCAACGCCATCGTGGAACCGCTGGGTGATCTGTCAGCTGCGCTCGAGGCGGCGCGTGCCGACGCTATAGTGGATCGGGTGTAG